From Dietzia sp. ANT_WB102, a single genomic window includes:
- a CDS encoding glutaredoxin family protein, translated as MVHTVTLLTREGCGSCVRVHGQLIPLCEDAGARLEAVDVDHAADPELAVEYGDRLPVVLVDGAEHSCWEIDDDELIATLAEPGPFAGWD; from the coding sequence ATGGTGCACACGGTGACCCTGTTGACCCGCGAGGGCTGCGGCAGCTGCGTCCGCGTCCACGGCCAGTTGATCCCACTGTGCGAGGACGCCGGCGCCCGCCTCGAGGCGGTTGATGTCGACCACGCGGCGGACCCGGAACTCGCGGTGGAGTACGGCGACCGGCTGCCGGTGGTGTTGGTCGACGGCGCCGAGCACTCGTGTTGGGAGATCGACGACGACGAGCTCATCGCCACCCTCGCCGAGCCCGGCCCGTTCGCGGGGTGGGACTGA
- a CDS encoding HNH endonuclease: MSAATRARYAKRRQRRLSRVDNDLTDPQWFEILDAWGGCAYCNATGPALQKDCVMPISRGGRYTLENVVPACASCNASKHNSEVTGWLRRKELDEGAFLLRHATILRALRDAQPEE, from the coding sequence ATGTCCGCCGCGACCCGCGCCCGCTACGCCAAGCGACGTCAGCGGCGCCTGTCCCGCGTCGACAACGACCTCACCGATCCGCAGTGGTTCGAGATCCTCGATGCGTGGGGAGGCTGCGCCTACTGCAACGCGACCGGGCCGGCACTCCAGAAGGACTGCGTCATGCCCATCTCGCGTGGCGGCCGCTACACCCTGGAGAACGTCGTACCGGCGTGTGCGTCGTGCAATGCGTCTAAGCACAACAGCGAGGTCACCGGGTGGCTGCGGCGCAAAGAACTCGACGAGGGCGCGTTCCTGCTCCGGCACGCGACCATCCTGCGGGCCCTGCGGGATGCGCAGCCGGAGGAGTGA
- a CDS encoding glutamyl-tRNA reductase, with translation MSILLVGLSHHSAPVSLLEAVAVSESDRDALTEELIAGENVDEAMIVTTCNRVEVYSAVGAFHPALDDVVALLSRHSGLAADELSRHLYVRYSESAAEHLFSVASGLDSMVVGEQQIIGQIRTAYQSASEIGAAGTTLHRLAQQALHVGKRVHTETGIDSAGASVVSVALDRAAEILNADAAGSSAAAATGSSDADAAASRRLDGRRAVVLGAGAMGGLAVAHLGRGGIAHIEITNRTPGRADRLSEIARDAGTPAEAFPLDGLADAVARADILFTCTGAVGTVVTLGDVHTALAGRDERGPLVICDLGMPRDVDPAVAGLPGVTVLGIEALKADPATSAAAADADAARTIVDAELTAYTQAERMAGVGPLISQLRGRGGQVVAAEMRRLESRLPDMDDRVHDEVANTVRRVVDKLLHPPTVRFKELAAQPDGENYAAVVRTLFDLDNTVDEEAS, from the coding sequence GTGAGCATTCTCCTGGTGGGGCTGTCCCATCACAGTGCGCCGGTGTCCCTGCTCGAGGCGGTCGCCGTCTCCGAGTCGGACCGCGACGCCCTCACCGAGGAACTCATCGCCGGTGAGAACGTCGACGAGGCGATGATCGTCACCACCTGCAACCGCGTAGAGGTCTACTCGGCCGTGGGCGCGTTCCACCCGGCCCTCGACGACGTCGTGGCCCTGCTCTCCCGCCACTCCGGCCTGGCCGCCGACGAGCTCAGCCGGCACCTGTACGTGCGCTACTCCGAGTCGGCCGCCGAGCACCTGTTCTCCGTCGCCTCGGGCCTGGACTCCATGGTGGTGGGTGAGCAGCAGATCATCGGCCAGATCCGCACCGCCTACCAGTCGGCGTCCGAGATCGGCGCGGCCGGCACGACACTGCACCGGCTCGCCCAGCAGGCGCTGCACGTGGGCAAGCGTGTGCATACCGAGACCGGCATCGACTCGGCCGGCGCCTCGGTGGTGTCGGTGGCACTGGACCGCGCGGCCGAGATCCTCAACGCCGACGCTGCTGGCAGCAGCGCCGCCGCGGCGACTGGCAGCTCCGATGCCGACGCGGCGGCCTCCCGCCGGCTCGACGGGCGCCGGGCCGTCGTGCTCGGCGCAGGCGCGATGGGTGGCCTGGCCGTCGCCCACCTCGGCCGGGGCGGGATCGCTCATATCGAGATCACCAACCGCACCCCGGGGCGCGCCGACCGGCTCTCGGAGATCGCCCGCGACGCGGGGACCCCCGCCGAGGCGTTCCCGCTCGACGGGCTCGCCGACGCCGTCGCCCGCGCCGACATCCTCTTCACCTGCACCGGGGCCGTCGGCACGGTCGTCACCCTCGGCGACGTGCACACCGCCCTGGCCGGCCGCGACGAGCGTGGCCCGCTGGTCATCTGCGACCTGGGCATGCCGCGCGACGTCGACCCCGCCGTCGCGGGTCTGCCCGGCGTCACCGTGCTGGGTATCGAGGCGCTCAAGGCCGACCCGGCCACCTCCGCCGCCGCCGCGGACGCCGACGCCGCCCGCACGATCGTCGACGCCGAGCTCACCGCGTACACCCAGGCCGAGCGCATGGCCGGCGTCGGGCCGCTGATCAGCCAACTGCGGGGCCGCGGCGGGCAGGTCGTCGCCGCCGAGATGCGGCGACTCGAATCGCGGCTACCCGACATGGATGACCGGGTCCACGACGAGGTCGCCAACACCGTTCGCCGGGTCGTCGACAAGCTCCTGCATCCGCCCACGGTGCGGTTCAAGGAACTCGCCGCCCAACCCGATGGCGAAAACTACGCAGCGGTCGTACGCACACTGTTCGACCTGGACAACACCGTGGACGAGGAGGCGTCATGA
- the hemC gene encoding hydroxymethylbilane synthase: MSRTLKVGTRGSTLATTQAGHVRDALIAAGYPAELVIVRTRGDVVMAPVERIGVGVFTLELRAALERGDCDIAVHSYKDLPTAPDDRFAPIAVPPRVDPSDVLIARDGLTMDTLPVGARVGTSAPRRRSQLAALRPDLDLHPLRGNIDTRMGYVTSGDLDAVVLAAAGLDRTGVGERATHRFGIDEMLPAPAQGALAVECRADDTEAIEALTVVDHLPSRVRITAERRLLRDLEAGCTAPVGARGELEEGELTLHAVVAAHDGSTVLRTQGATATSDHPDGPIAAADELGRRLAAELLERGARDLMSEDSTEQRAPLVPKVSTTAPPTVTDP, from the coding sequence ATGAGCAGGACCCTGAAAGTGGGCACGCGCGGCAGCACCCTGGCGACCACGCAGGCCGGGCACGTCCGCGACGCCCTCATCGCCGCCGGATACCCGGCCGAACTGGTGATCGTGCGCACCCGCGGCGACGTGGTGATGGCCCCGGTCGAGCGCATCGGCGTGGGCGTGTTCACGCTCGAACTACGCGCCGCCCTCGAACGCGGGGACTGCGACATCGCCGTCCACTCGTACAAGGACCTGCCGACCGCGCCCGATGACCGGTTCGCGCCCATCGCCGTCCCGCCGCGCGTCGACCCCTCGGACGTGCTCATCGCCCGCGATGGGCTCACCATGGACACGCTGCCGGTCGGCGCACGCGTCGGCACCTCCGCCCCACGTCGGCGCTCCCAGCTCGCGGCCCTGCGCCCAGACCTCGACCTACATCCCCTGCGCGGCAACATCGACACGCGCATGGGATACGTCACCAGTGGCGACCTCGACGCGGTCGTCCTGGCCGCGGCCGGTCTCGACCGCACCGGAGTGGGGGAGCGCGCCACCCACCGGTTCGGCATCGACGAGATGCTCCCCGCCCCCGCGCAGGGCGCCCTCGCCGTCGAATGCCGCGCCGACGACACCGAAGCCATCGAGGCCCTCACCGTCGTCGACCACCTTCCGTCGCGGGTCCGGATCACCGCCGAGCGGCGACTCCTCCGCGACCTCGAGGCCGGCTGCACCGCCCCCGTCGGCGCGCGCGGCGAGCTCGAGGAGGGCGAACTGACGTTGCACGCGGTGGTCGCCGCCCACGATGGCTCCACCGTCCTGCGCACCCAGGGCGCCACCGCCACCTCAGACCACCCGGACGGGCCCATCGCCGCCGCCGACGAGCTGGGCCGCCGACTCGCGGCCGAACTACTCGAGCGCGGCGCCCGGGACCTGATGTCCGAGGACTCGACCGAGCAACGCGCCCCACTCGTACCCAAGGTATCCACGACGGCACCACCGACCGTCACCGATCCCTGA
- a CDS encoding uroporphyrinogen-III synthase has protein sequence MTRARTTRPGTVRFVGGGPGNAGMLTCRAREVLTGNSLVFADADVSADVLALIATEVPVPQELLDARQAEMDAAVAAEDKAEVKRLKTLPAPTAADVRPVLGEPAAVAKQLVAEAKKGRDVVRLVTGDPMTTDATVTEIAAVGRTVVPFEVVPGVAEATAVPAFAGIALGSGYVFADGRGKVDWAALVGSPGPIVLRTTGRHLAEAASNLAEQGLAAGTPVTVTCAGSLCAQKSADGTLATMAEVGREMEGDLVVTIGKSAGERHRHQWWESRAMFGWNVLVPRTKAQSAEMSERIAEHGAVPVEVPTIAVEPPRSPAQMERAVKGLVDGRYQWVVFTSANAVRAVWEKFVEFGLDARAFSGVKIACVGEGTAAHVRELGIQPELLPTGEQSSLGLLDVFPPYDDVLDPVNRVLLPRADIATETLAEGLTDRGWEIEDVTAYRTVRAAPPAAEIREMIKTGGFDAVCFTSSSTVRNLVGIAGKPHARTLIACIGPRTAETAAEFGLRVDVQPENASVLELVDALAAHADHLRAAGELPPPRRRARRR, from the coding sequence ATGACTCGAGCACGCACCACCCGCCCCGGAACCGTCCGCTTCGTCGGCGGCGGCCCAGGCAACGCGGGGATGCTCACCTGCCGGGCCCGCGAGGTCCTCACCGGCAATTCGCTGGTGTTTGCCGACGCCGACGTCTCGGCCGACGTGTTGGCGCTGATCGCCACCGAGGTCCCGGTCCCACAGGAACTGCTCGACGCGCGACAGGCCGAGATGGACGCCGCCGTCGCCGCCGAGGACAAGGCGGAGGTCAAGCGTCTCAAGACCTTGCCCGCACCCACCGCCGCCGACGTCCGCCCCGTGTTGGGTGAGCCCGCCGCCGTGGCCAAGCAACTCGTCGCCGAGGCCAAAAAGGGCCGGGATGTGGTCCGCCTCGTCACCGGTGACCCCATGACCACCGACGCCACTGTCACCGAGATCGCCGCCGTCGGCCGCACCGTCGTGCCGTTCGAGGTCGTCCCCGGCGTCGCCGAGGCCACCGCCGTGCCCGCCTTCGCCGGCATCGCGCTCGGCTCCGGCTACGTGTTTGCCGACGGCCGCGGCAAGGTCGACTGGGCCGCCCTCGTCGGCTCGCCCGGCCCGATCGTCCTGCGCACCACCGGCCGCCACCTCGCTGAGGCCGCCTCCAACCTCGCCGAGCAGGGCCTCGCCGCCGGCACCCCGGTGACCGTGACGTGCGCCGGCTCGCTCTGCGCCCAGAAGTCCGCCGACGGCACCCTGGCCACCATGGCCGAGGTCGGTCGCGAGATGGAAGGTGACCTGGTCGTCACCATCGGAAAGTCCGCGGGTGAGCGGCACCGTCATCAGTGGTGGGAGTCGCGCGCCATGTTCGGCTGGAACGTGCTGGTGCCTCGCACCAAGGCGCAGTCCGCCGAGATGAGCGAGCGGATCGCCGAGCACGGCGCCGTGCCCGTCGAGGTGCCCACCATCGCCGTCGAGCCGCCCCGCAGCCCCGCCCAGATGGAGCGTGCGGTCAAGGGCCTAGTCGACGGCCGCTACCAGTGGGTCGTGTTCACCTCCGCCAACGCCGTGCGCGCTGTGTGGGAGAAGTTCGTCGAATTCGGCCTGGACGCCCGCGCGTTCTCCGGCGTGAAGATTGCCTGCGTCGGCGAGGGCACCGCCGCCCACGTCCGTGAACTGGGGATCCAGCCCGAGCTGCTGCCCACCGGCGAACAGTCCAGCCTCGGCCTGCTCGATGTGTTCCCGCCGTACGACGACGTACTCGACCCCGTCAACCGGGTCCTCCTGCCGCGCGCCGACATCGCCACCGAAACCCTCGCCGAGGGCCTCACGGACCGCGGCTGGGAGATCGAGGACGTCACCGCCTACCGCACCGTCCGCGCCGCCCCGCCGGCCGCCGAGATCCGCGAGATGATCAAGACCGGCGGGTTCGACGCGGTGTGCTTCACCAGCTCCTCGACCGTCCGGAACCTGGTGGGTATCGCCGGAAAGCCGCACGCCCGCACGCTCATCGCCTGCATTGGCCCGCGCACCGCCGAGACCGCCGCCGAGTTCGGCCTGCGGGTGGACGTCCAGCCCGAGAACGCCTCCGTGCTCGAACTGGTCGACGCCCTCGCCGCGCACGCCGACCACCTGCGCGCGGCCGGCGAACTGCCGCCCCCGCGCCGCCGCGCCCGGCGCCGCTGA